The proteins below are encoded in one region of Sminthopsis crassicaudata isolate SCR6 chromosome 1, ASM4859323v1, whole genome shotgun sequence:
- the SLC46A2 gene encoding solute carrier family 46 member 2 gives MDQHSRRSCLESGVMRTWIEPVVASAQVAASFYDAGLLLVVKNYYNLSSFSNHSNSSTPRGASEDAQQKAISNFYIIYNLVVGLTPLLSAYGLGWLSDRYNRKISICVPLLGYLLSRLLLMLKILLDWPVEVMYGAAALAGLSGGFTAFWSGVMALGSLSSSKGRRSVRLIIIDLILGLAGFCGSIASGHLFNLLRVGNRQGVVLAVSSVGCATFAFLYSLFVLKVPEPEVKPSKAFGVVDTVSGTIGTYRTLDPDRPEKRGGVVELPSLGKGEPRKAIIALLFAGAIIYDLAVVGTVDVMPLFVLREPLSWNHVQVGYGMAAGYTIFITSFLGVLIFSRCCRDTTMIMIGMVSFGAGSLLLTFVKETYMFYIARAVMLFALIPITTIRSALSKLIKGSSYGKVFVILQLALALTGVVTSTTFNEIYQLTMDKFTGFCFALSSFLAFLSIIPIGIVACKQGEITEK, from the exons ATGGACCAGCACTCGAGGAGGAGCTGCCTGGAGTCGGGAGTGATGAGGACCTGGATTGAACCGGTGGTGGCCTCGGCCCAAGTGGCCGCCTCATTCTATGACGCAGGGTTGCTGCTTGTGGTCAAGAATTACTACAACCTTTCGAGTTTCTCTAACCACAGCAATTCCTCCACCCCCAGGGGGGCCAGTGAGGATGCTCAGCAGAAAGCCATCTCCAACTTCTACATCATCTACAACCTGGTGGTGGGCCTCACTCCGCTGCTCTCAGCCTACGGGCTGGGGTGGCTCAGCGACCGCTACAACCGGAAAATTTCCATCTGTGTCCCCCTCTTGGGCTACCTCCTCTCACGCCTCCTCCTCATGCTGAAGATCCTGTTGGACTGGCCCGTAGAAGTGATGTATGGGGCTGCAGCCCTGGCAGGACTGTCAGGGGGCTTCACGGCTTTCTGGTCTGGCGTCATGGCCCTGGGCTCACTGAGCTCCTCCAAAGGCCGGCGCTCAGTGAGGCTCATCATCATTGACTTGATCTTGGGCTTGGCAGGCTTCTGTGGGAGCATTGCTTCCGGGCACCTCTTCAACTTGCTCCGAGTGGGCAACCGGCAAGGTGTCGTCCTTGCTGTCTCTAGTGTGGGTTGTGCCACATTTGCTTTCCTCTATAGTCTTTTTGTCCTCAAAGTCCCAGAGCCCGAGGTCAAGCCCAGTAAAGCCTTTGGTGTAGTGGACACTGTATCTGGGACCATAGGCACTTACCGCACTCTGGACCCCGATCGTccggagaagaggggaggggtgGTGGAGCTTCCCTCCCTGGGGAAAGGAGAGCCTCGCAAAGCTATCATTGCTCTGCTCTTTGCAGGGGCCATCATTTATGATTTGGCAGTGGTGGGTACAGTTGATGTGATGCCCCTTTTTGTGTTAAGGGAGCCTCTGAGCTGGAATCACGTGCAAGTGGGCTATGGGATGGCAGCTGGCTACACCATCTTCATCACCAGCTTCTTGGGAGTCCTGATCTTTTCTAGGTGCTGCCGGGACACCACCATGATCATGATAGGGATGGTATCCTTTGGAGCCGGCTCACTACTCTTGACCTTTGTGAAGGAAACCTACATGTTCTATATTG CCCGGGCTGTCATGTTGTTTGCTCTGATCCCCATAACGACCATCCGATCGGCACTGTCTAAGCTCATAAAGGGATCTTCCTATG GAAAAGTGTTTGTGATACTGCAGCTGGCACTGGCCCTCACTGGAGTGGTGACATCTACAACATTCAATGAGATCTATCAGCTCACCATGGATAAGTTCACTGGCTTTTGCTTTGCCCTATCATCCTTTCTTGCCTTCTTGAGCATCATCCCTATTGG GATTGTGGCCTGCAAGCAAGGAGAGATCACTGAGAAATGA